A portion of the Streptomyces platensis genome contains these proteins:
- a CDS encoding ABC transporter substrate-binding protein has protein sequence MSRRTLLRGAAVGAGAVALPSVLAACSSGPGGVTMGSNASDPVPKKAFAAAFTAYEKKSKKTVRVNTVNHENFQENINRYLQGTPDDVFMWFAGNRMQYFAQKGLLSDISDLWRDFDGFSEALKKQSTGLDGKQYLVPYYYYPWAVFHRKSVFRERGYDIPKTFDQYRALAQQMQKDGLVPFAFGDKDGWPAMGTFDYLNMRANGYDFHIALLRGEKSWNSPQVKQVFDLWRGLLPYHQQGANGRTWQEAAQTLAQKKAGMTVLGLPHPGQQFSAADREDLDFFPFPEIDPAHGQDAVEAPIDGFLMSKKAKDRDGAKELLKFLATPQAEDSYLKSDPNNVAVNSGADTAAYTPLQKKAVQLVSGARQISQFLDRDTRPDFASTVMIQAIQQFLNKPDDIDGLVNDIERQKKQIFSAT, from the coding sequence ATGTCCCGCCGGACACTGCTGCGGGGCGCGGCGGTCGGCGCGGGGGCGGTGGCCCTCCCGTCCGTGCTCGCCGCCTGCAGCAGCGGCCCCGGCGGCGTCACGATGGGGTCCAACGCCTCGGACCCCGTACCGAAGAAGGCCTTCGCCGCGGCCTTCACGGCGTACGAGAAGAAGTCCAAGAAGACGGTGCGGGTCAATACCGTCAATCACGAGAACTTCCAGGAGAACATCAACCGCTACCTCCAGGGCACCCCGGACGATGTCTTCATGTGGTTCGCCGGCAACCGTATGCAGTACTTCGCACAGAAGGGACTGCTCTCCGACATCAGCGACCTGTGGCGGGATTTCGACGGATTCTCCGAGGCACTGAAGAAGCAGTCGACGGGCCTGGACGGCAAGCAGTATCTGGTGCCGTACTACTACTATCCCTGGGCCGTCTTCCACCGGAAGAGCGTCTTCCGGGAGCGGGGATACGACATCCCCAAGACCTTTGACCAGTACCGGGCGCTCGCCCAGCAGATGCAGAAGGACGGTCTGGTGCCGTTCGCCTTCGGCGACAAGGACGGCTGGCCGGCCATGGGCACCTTCGACTACCTCAATATGCGCGCCAACGGCTACGACTTCCATATCGCGCTGCTGCGCGGCGAGAAATCCTGGAACAGCCCGCAGGTGAAGCAGGTATTCGACCTGTGGCGCGGCCTGTTGCCCTATCACCAGCAGGGCGCCAACGGCCGTACGTGGCAGGAGGCCGCACAGACCCTCGCGCAGAAGAAGGCCGGTATGACGGTGCTCGGACTGCCGCACCCCGGCCAGCAGTTCAGCGCCGCCGACCGGGAGGACCTGGACTTCTTCCCCTTCCCGGAGATCGACCCGGCCCACGGACAGGACGCGGTCGAGGCGCCGATCGACGGATTTCTGATGTCGAAGAAGGCCAAGGACAGGGACGGGGCGAAAGAGCTGCTGAAGTTCCTCGCCACCCCTCAGGCGGAGGACAGCTACCTCAAGTCCGACCCCAACAACGTCGCGGTCAACAGCGGCGCCGACACCGCCGCCTACACCCCGCTCCAGAAGAAGGCCGTCCAACTCGTCTCGGGCGCCCGGCAGATATCGCAGTTCCTGGACCGCGACACCCGGCCCGATTTCGCCTCGACCGTGATGATTCAGGCGATCCAGCAGTTCCTCAACAAGCCGGATGACATCGACGGACTGGTGAACGACATCGAACGCCAGAAGAAGCAGATCTTCTCCGCGACGTGA
- a CDS encoding NPCBM/NEW2 domain-containing protein: protein MRVHIGTTHRRGRRRIVGALSAALLCTAGVTALPATARTPDAPAPGAAPAARTAGAAPAPRLPGGLAKTPPMGFNNWNSTHCRAEFNEEMVKGIADLFVTKGLKDAGYRYVNLDDCWALPTRDVHGKLVPDPQRFPHGIKAVADYVHAKGLKFGIYTSAGIKTCNPAGFPGGLGHEKSDAQQFADWGVDYLKYDNCNNMGVDAQQRYRTMRDALKATGRPIVYSICEWGENKPWEWASDVGHLWRTTGDISDSWSSMLAIAKQNLPLAAHAGPGHWNDPDMLEVGNGGMTDTEYRSHFSLWSMMAAPLLIGSDLRKATPETFEILANKDLIAIDQDTLGKQATVLKSEDGRWTVVRQLANGDRAVALFNETGRPQRISTTAKDIGLPQAGGYRLRDLWQHRDTHTTGTVSATVPAHGTTVYRVSADPRWATYPPAVETGTDRTPLVEAGTAAGLSSTVRNLGGTPAKRLTVTLKAPRGWRVQATSPASARALPGGRTLRTSWRITAPAGTAPGAYALPLTADYRSPRGERSTATLPGTAHVVVPPPSGTADAAALPWLTAANGWGPVEKNTSVGEDGAGDGRPLSIGGTGFAKGLGVHAASEVSFYTGGRCSVFSARAGIDDEAGDRGSVDFEVWADGKRVARIAGVTGADSARAISAPVSGAQTVRLLVTDGGDGIDYDHADWADATFSC, encoded by the coding sequence ATGCGCGTTCATATCGGCACCACCCACCGGCGAGGACGCCGAAGAATCGTCGGAGCGCTGTCCGCCGCGCTGCTGTGCACGGCAGGGGTGACCGCCCTGCCCGCCACCGCCCGGACACCCGACGCCCCGGCCCCCGGCGCCGCCCCCGCCGCCCGTACCGCCGGGGCCGCGCCGGCCCCCCGGCTTCCCGGCGGGCTCGCCAAGACGCCCCCGATGGGCTTCAACAACTGGAACTCCACCCACTGCCGGGCGGAGTTCAACGAGGAGATGGTCAAGGGCATCGCCGACCTCTTCGTCACCAAAGGCCTCAAGGACGCCGGCTACCGGTACGTCAATCTCGACGACTGCTGGGCGCTGCCCACCCGCGACGTGCACGGCAAGCTCGTACCGGATCCGCAGCGCTTCCCGCACGGCATCAAGGCGGTGGCCGACTACGTCCACGCCAAGGGCCTGAAATTCGGCATCTACACGAGCGCCGGCATCAAAACCTGCAACCCGGCCGGGTTCCCCGGCGGCCTGGGCCATGAGAAGTCCGACGCCCAGCAGTTCGCGGACTGGGGCGTGGACTACCTCAAGTACGACAACTGCAACAACATGGGAGTGGACGCCCAGCAGCGGTACCGCACCATGCGGGACGCCCTCAAGGCCACCGGGCGGCCCATCGTCTACAGCATCTGCGAATGGGGCGAGAACAAGCCCTGGGAGTGGGCGTCGGACGTAGGGCATCTGTGGCGCACGACCGGCGACATCAGTGACTCGTGGTCGAGCATGCTCGCCATCGCGAAGCAGAATCTGCCGCTCGCCGCGCACGCCGGGCCCGGGCACTGGAACGACCCGGACATGCTGGAGGTCGGCAACGGCGGAATGACGGACACCGAGTACCGCAGCCACTTCTCCCTGTGGTCGATGATGGCCGCCCCGCTGCTGATCGGGTCCGATCTGCGCAAGGCGACCCCGGAGACGTTCGAGATCCTGGCCAACAAGGACCTCATCGCCATCGACCAGGACACCCTGGGCAAGCAGGCCACCGTGCTGAAGTCCGAGGACGGCCGCTGGACGGTGGTCCGGCAACTGGCCAACGGGGACCGGGCGGTGGCGCTGTTCAACGAGACCGGCCGGCCGCAGCGGATCTCCACCACGGCCAAGGACATCGGTCTGCCGCAGGCCGGCGGCTACCGGCTGCGCGACCTGTGGCAGCACCGGGACACCCACACCACGGGCACCGTCTCCGCGACCGTCCCGGCGCACGGCACCACCGTCTACCGGGTCTCCGCCGACCCGCGCTGGGCCACCTACCCGCCGGCCGTCGAGACCGGCACCGACCGTACGCCGCTGGTCGAGGCCGGCACCGCCGCGGGACTCAGCTCCACCGTCCGCAACCTGGGCGGCACCCCCGCCAAGCGCCTCACGGTGACGCTCAAGGCCCCGCGGGGCTGGCGGGTCCAGGCCACCTCGCCCGCGTCGGCCCGCGCCCTGCCCGGCGGCCGTACCCTCCGCACCAGCTGGCGGATCACCGCACCGGCCGGCACCGCGCCCGGTGCCTACGCCCTGCCGCTGACCGCCGACTACCGCTCACCGCGCGGCGAGCGCAGCACCGCCACCCTGCCCGGCACGGCCCATGTCGTGGTGCCCCCGCCGTCCGGGACCGCGGACGCCGCCGCACTGCCCTGGCTCACCGCCGCCAACGGCTGGGGCCCGGTGGAGAAGAACACCAGCGTCGGGGAAGACGGGGCCGGGGACGGCCGGCCGCTCAGCATCGGCGGCACCGGCTTCGCGAAGGGCCTCGGGGTACACGCCGCCAGCGAGGTGAGCTTCTACACGGGCGGGCGGTGCTCCGTGTTCAGCGCCCGGGCCGGAATCGACGACGAGGCGGGCGACCGTGGCTCGGTGGACTTCGAGGTGTGGGCCGACGGCAAGCGGGTCGCCCGGATCGCCGGGGTGACCGGCGCGGATTCCGCCCGGGCCATCAGCGCCCCGGTCTCCGGTGCACAGACCGTCCGGCTGCTCGTGACCGACGGCGGGGACGGTATCGACTACGACCACGCCGACTGGGCGGACGCCACGTTCAGCTGCTGA
- a CDS encoding ROK family protein, which produces MQTDLSAALDIGGTKIAGALVDPRGRLLVRAARPTPADKDGATVMRAVAEVLGELAAAPDWVRVAAVGIGSAGPVDAATGTVSPVNIPGWRDFPLVAGVRALVGERPVVLVGDGVAMTAAEHWQGAARGHANALCMVVSTGVGGGLVLNGRLHPGPTGNAGHIGHISVDVDGDPCPCGSRGCVERIASGPNIARRALAHGWQPGPDGDTSAAGVAAAAHAGDPVALRSFERAARALAAGIAATATLVEIDIAVIGGGVAGAGEVLFRPLRAALRDYATLSFVSGLTVVPAQMGTDAGVVGAAAAAQQSRLDAFVPTP; this is translated from the coding sequence ATGCAGACGGACCTCAGCGCAGCCTTGGACATCGGCGGCACCAAGATCGCCGGCGCTCTGGTGGACCCCCGCGGCAGACTGCTCGTACGGGCCGCCCGGCCCACCCCCGCCGACAAGGACGGGGCGACGGTGATGCGCGCGGTGGCCGAGGTGCTCGGCGAGCTGGCGGCGGCGCCGGACTGGGTCCGGGTGGCGGCCGTCGGAATCGGCAGCGCGGGCCCGGTGGACGCCGCCACCGGCACCGTCAGCCCGGTCAACATCCCCGGCTGGCGCGACTTCCCGCTCGTCGCCGGAGTGCGGGCGCTCGTCGGGGAGCGTCCCGTCGTCCTGGTCGGTGACGGCGTCGCGATGACCGCGGCCGAGCACTGGCAGGGCGCCGCACGGGGCCACGCCAACGCCCTCTGCATGGTGGTGTCCACCGGGGTCGGCGGCGGGCTGGTCCTCAACGGCCGGCTGCACCCGGGGCCCACGGGAAACGCCGGCCACATCGGCCACATCAGCGTCGATGTCGACGGGGACCCCTGCCCGTGCGGGTCCCGCGGCTGTGTCGAGCGGATCGCCAGCGGCCCCAACATCGCCCGCCGGGCGCTGGCCCACGGCTGGCAGCCGGGCCCCGACGGTGACACCAGCGCGGCCGGCGTCGCCGCCGCCGCACACGCCGGTGACCCGGTCGCCCTGCGCTCTTTCGAGCGAGCGGCCCGGGCGCTGGCCGCCGGGATCGCCGCCACCGCCACGCTCGTCGAGATCGATATCGCGGTCATCGGCGGCGGGGTCGCGGGCGCGGGGGAGGTCCTCTTCCGCCCGCTGCGCGCGGCTCTGCGGGACTACGCGACGCTGTCGTTCGTGTCGGGCCTGACGGTCGTACCCGCCCAAATGGGCACGGACGCCGGGGTGGTGGGCGCCGCGGCCGCCGCACAACAGTCCCGCCTCGATGCCTTCGTCCCCACGCCCTGA
- a CDS encoding LacI family DNA-binding transcriptional regulator, whose protein sequence is MSDTARGTSRRYGTRPTMKDVAARAGVGLKTVSRVVNGEPGVTPDTERRVQEAITALGFRRNDSARILRKGRTASIGLVLEDLADPFYGPLNRAVEEVARSHGALLINGSSAEDPAREQELVLALCARRVDGLVIIPAADDHRYLAPEIAAGIATVFVDRPAGRIDADVVLSDSFGGAQDAVAHLIAHGHRRIGFIGDQPRIHTAHERLRGYRTAMAAAGLPVDESWVSLGPTAPERVRSAATTMLAGPQPVTALFAGNNRVTVTAVRVLAGHPRPVALVGFDDFELADLVSPAITVVAQDAARLGRTAAQLLFRRLDGADDAPRRREIPTRLIPRGSGEIPPAES, encoded by the coding sequence GTGAGCGACACCGCGCGGGGCACGTCCCGCCGCTATGGCACCCGGCCCACGATGAAGGATGTCGCAGCGCGCGCGGGGGTCGGCCTCAAGACGGTCTCCCGTGTGGTCAACGGCGAGCCAGGGGTCACCCCGGACACCGAACGCCGCGTCCAGGAGGCCATCACGGCCCTCGGATTCCGCCGTAACGACTCCGCCCGGATTCTGCGCAAAGGACGCACCGCCAGCATCGGCCTGGTGCTGGAGGATCTCGCCGACCCCTTCTACGGACCGCTCAACCGCGCCGTCGAGGAAGTCGCCCGCAGCCACGGTGCCCTGCTGATCAACGGCTCCAGCGCCGAGGACCCGGCCCGCGAACAGGAGTTGGTGCTCGCCCTGTGTGCCCGGCGGGTGGACGGCCTGGTCATCATCCCGGCCGCGGACGACCACCGGTATCTGGCACCGGAGATCGCGGCCGGCATAGCCACCGTCTTCGTCGACCGCCCGGCCGGCCGCATCGACGCCGATGTCGTTCTCTCCGACAGCTTCGGCGGCGCCCAGGACGCGGTGGCCCATCTCATCGCGCACGGCCACCGCCGGATCGGTTTCATCGGCGACCAGCCCCGGATCCACACCGCCCATGAGCGGCTGCGCGGCTACCGTACGGCAATGGCCGCCGCCGGCCTGCCCGTTGACGAGTCCTGGGTCTCCCTCGGCCCGACCGCGCCGGAGCGGGTGCGGTCCGCCGCCACCACCATGCTGGCCGGCCCGCAGCCGGTGACCGCACTGTTCGCGGGCAACAACCGCGTCACCGTCACGGCGGTGCGGGTGCTCGCCGGCCACCCGCGCCCGGTCGCCCTCGTGGGCTTCGACGACTTCGAGCTCGCCGATCTGGTCAGCCCCGCCATCACCGTCGTCGCCCAGGACGCCGCACGACTCGGCCGTACGGCGGCGCAGCTGCTCTTCCGCCGGCTCGACGGCGCCGATGACGCCCCCCGCCGGAGGGAGATACCCACCCGGCTGATCCCCCGCGGCTCGGGCGAGATCCCGCCTGCGGAGAGCTGA
- a CDS encoding TetR/AcrR family transcriptional regulator yields MPKQVDREARRREVVDALFRVAVRDGLQRASLRAVADEARLNIGSVRHYFAGQEELIRFAMRSMVDRVGDRLQRRIDEFGELDGLSGPRIRRFAVELLSELLPLDDRRRAEVTVLVDFSTAARTDPALDGLAHETAVATRALVRRILTRLDSAGGLRPGLQVETETERLTSLLDGLAFTAVLRPEVLDDRTCASVLRAHLDDLGPAAD; encoded by the coding sequence ATGCCCAAACAGGTGGACCGCGAGGCCCGGCGCCGCGAGGTCGTCGACGCCCTCTTCCGCGTGGCCGTACGCGACGGCCTCCAGCGCGCCTCCCTGCGCGCCGTCGCCGACGAGGCACGGCTCAACATCGGTTCGGTCCGGCACTACTTCGCCGGCCAGGAAGAGCTGATCCGCTTTGCGATGCGGTCGATGGTCGACCGGGTCGGCGACCGACTCCAGCGCCGGATCGACGAGTTCGGTGAACTGGACGGGCTCTCCGGCCCCCGGATCCGCCGGTTCGCGGTGGAGCTGCTGTCCGAGTTGCTGCCCCTGGACGACCGCCGGCGCGCCGAGGTCACCGTCCTCGTCGACTTCTCCACGGCCGCCCGGACCGATCCCGCGCTGGACGGCCTCGCCCACGAGACCGCCGTCGCCACCCGGGCCCTGGTGCGCCGCATCCTCACCCGACTCGACTCGGCGGGCGGGCTGCGGCCGGGGCTCCAGGTCGAGACCGAGACCGAGCGGCTGACGTCCCTTCTGGACGGCCTCGCCTTCACCGCCGTACTACGGCCCGAGGTGCTGGACGACCGGACCTGCGCCAGCGTCCTGCGTGCCCACCTCGATGACCTCGGCCCGGCGGCGGACTGA
- a CDS encoding DUF6986 family protein yields the protein MGQQETVATSLADTVREGIGAALAQVDADLARRYPGDPGTRQPVHTVYVPGDAFAADTLRSWGDQALAALDAHAPDAGALAAVLGLPDALADEVHDRVRAKLLREPVEDLRIDFEDGYGPRPDAEEDAAAARAATLVAAAYENRTAAPYMGIRMKCMEAAVRDRGIRTLDIFLTGLMAAGGLPDGLVLTLPKVTYAEQVTAMVRLLEAFERAHGLESGRIGFEIQIETTQSILGADGRATVARMIEAAEGRATSLHYGTFDYSASCGVSAAHQSLDHPVADHAKAVMQVAAAGTGVRLSDGSTNVLPVGPADRVHAAWRLHHGLVSRSLARAYYQGWDMHPAHLPTRYAAVYAFYRGGLEQAAARLAAYVAKAGGDVMDEPATAKALSGYLLRGLDCGAVDTAEVARLTGLTRADLDTLAGRPAATGG from the coding sequence ATGGGGCAGCAGGAGACCGTGGCGACGAGCCTCGCGGACACCGTACGCGAGGGCATCGGCGCCGCTCTCGCCCAGGTGGACGCGGATCTGGCGCGGCGCTACCCGGGCGACCCCGGCACCCGCCAGCCGGTCCACACGGTCTATGTCCCCGGCGATGCCTTCGCCGCCGACACCCTGCGCTCCTGGGGCGACCAGGCGCTCGCCGCCCTCGACGCGCACGCCCCCGACGCCGGGGCGCTCGCCGCGGTCCTCGGCCTCCCCGACGCGCTTGCCGACGAGGTCCATGACCGGGTCCGCGCCAAACTGCTCCGGGAGCCCGTCGAGGATCTGCGGATCGACTTCGAGGACGGCTACGGCCCCCGCCCGGACGCCGAGGAGGACGCGGCCGCCGCCCGTGCCGCCACCCTGGTCGCCGCCGCGTACGAGAACCGCACCGCCGCCCCGTACATGGGCATCCGGATGAAGTGCATGGAGGCCGCCGTCCGCGACCGCGGTATCCGCACCCTCGACATCTTCCTCACCGGCCTGATGGCGGCCGGCGGGCTGCCCGACGGGCTGGTCCTCACGCTCCCCAAGGTGACCTACGCCGAGCAGGTCACCGCCATGGTGCGGCTGCTGGAGGCCTTCGAGCGGGCGCACGGCCTGGAGAGCGGCCGGATCGGCTTCGAGATCCAGATCGAGACCACCCAGTCGATCCTGGGCGCCGACGGCCGGGCCACCGTCGCCCGCATGATCGAGGCGGCCGAGGGCCGTGCCACGTCCCTGCACTACGGCACCTTCGACTACAGCGCCTCCTGCGGTGTCAGCGCCGCCCACCAGTCCCTCGACCACCCCGTGGCCGACCACGCCAAGGCCGTGATGCAGGTCGCGGCGGCCGGCACCGGCGTACGGCTCTCCGACGGCTCGACCAATGTCCTCCCCGTCGGCCCGGCCGACCGGGTCCACGCGGCCTGGCGGCTCCACCACGGCCTCGTGAGCCGCTCGTTGGCCCGCGCCTACTATCAGGGCTGGGACATGCACCCGGCCCATCTGCCCACCCGCTACGCCGCGGTCTACGCCTTCTACCGCGGCGGCCTGGAGCAGGCCGCGGCCCGGCTCGCGGCGTATGTCGCCAAGGCCGGCGGTGACGTCATGGACGAGCCCGCCACCGCCAAGGCGCTCAGCGGCTATCTGCTGCGCGGACTGGACTGCGGCGCCGTGGATACGGCCGAGGTCGCCCGGCTGACCGGGCTGACCCGCGCCGACCTGGACACCCTCGCGGGCCGCCCGGCAGCGACGGGCGGCTGA
- a CDS encoding DinB family protein, with protein MTWIAPTIERKELPTVAGEREMLQGWLDFHRATLLAKCAGLTADQLIQAGSAPSNLTLLGLVRHMTYVERVWFRKRFLSERIDDHYITEDHPDADFDDLDPAAAEEHFAAFRTEIEACDKAVADSELDETFLSSRGRPLSLRWIYVHMIEEYARHNGHADLLREQIDGVTGS; from the coding sequence ATGACTTGGATCGCACCCACCATCGAGCGCAAAGAACTCCCCACCGTGGCCGGTGAACGGGAGATGCTTCAGGGCTGGCTCGACTTCCATCGCGCCACCCTGCTCGCGAAATGCGCCGGACTCACCGCCGACCAGCTCATCCAGGCCGGCAGCGCGCCGTCCAACCTCACCCTGCTGGGCCTGGTGCGCCACATGACGTATGTCGAACGGGTCTGGTTCCGCAAGCGCTTCCTCAGCGAACGGATCGACGATCACTACATCACCGAGGACCATCCCGACGCCGACTTCGACGATCTCGACCCGGCCGCCGCCGAGGAGCATTTCGCGGCCTTCCGCACCGAGATCGAGGCCTGCGACAAGGCCGTGGCGGACAGCGAGCTGGACGAGACCTTCCTCAGCTCCCGGGGCCGCCCGCTGAGCCTGCGCTGGATCTACGTCCACATGATCGAGGAGTACGCACGGCACAACGGCCATGCGGATCTCCTCCGCGAGCAGATCGACGGCGTGACCGGCAGCTAG
- a CDS encoding electron transfer flavoprotein subunit alpha/FixB family protein has protein sequence MAEVLVYVDHVDGAVRKPTLELLTLARRIGEPVAVHLGPHADEAAKVLAEHGAVKVLAADAPEFAEYLVAPKVDALQAAYDAVSPAAVLLPSSAEGKEIGARLAVRIGSGIITDAVDLEAGAEGPVATQSVFAASYTTKSRITKGTPVITVKPNSAAPEAAPAAGTVEQLAVTVADSSKGTKIVSRTPRESTGRPELTEAAIVVSGGRGVNGAENFPVIEALADSLGAAVGASRAAVDAGWYPHTNQVGQTGKSVSPQLYIAAGISGAIQHRAGMQTSKTIVAINKDEEAPIFELVDYGVVGDLFDVVPALTDEVKTRKG, from the coding sequence ATGGCTGAAGTTCTTGTCTACGTCGACCACGTGGACGGTGCCGTCCGCAAGCCCACCCTCGAACTGCTCACCCTCGCCCGCCGCATCGGCGAGCCGGTAGCGGTGCACCTCGGCCCGCACGCCGACGAGGCCGCCAAGGTCCTCGCCGAGCACGGCGCGGTCAAGGTCCTGGCCGCCGACGCCCCGGAGTTCGCCGAGTACCTCGTCGCGCCCAAGGTCGACGCGCTCCAGGCCGCCTACGACGCGGTCTCCCCGGCCGCCGTGCTGCTGCCGTCCTCCGCGGAGGGCAAGGAGATCGGTGCCCGCCTCGCGGTCCGCATCGGCTCCGGCATCATCACCGACGCCGTCGACCTGGAGGCCGGCGCCGAGGGCCCGGTGGCCACGCAGTCCGTCTTCGCGGCCTCGTACACCACCAAGTCCCGCATCACCAAGGGCACCCCGGTCATCACCGTCAAGCCCAACTCCGCCGCCCCGGAGGCCGCGCCGGCCGCCGGCACGGTCGAGCAGCTCGCGGTGACCGTCGCCGACTCCTCCAAGGGCACCAAGATCGTCTCGCGCACGCCGCGTGAGTCGACCGGCCGCCCGGAGCTGACCGAGGCCGCGATCGTGGTCTCCGGTGGCCGTGGCGTCAACGGCGCCGAGAACTTCCCGGTCATCGAGGCGCTCGCCGACTCGCTCGGTGCGGCCGTCGGCGCCTCGCGTGCCGCCGTGGACGCCGGCTGGTACCCGCACACCAACCAGGTCGGCCAGACCGGTAAGTCGGTCTCGCCGCAGCTGTACATCGCGGCGGGCATCTCCGGTGCGATCCAGCACCGCGCCGGTATGCAGACCTCGAAGACCATCGTCGCCATCAACAAGGACGAAGAGGCCCCCATCTTCGAGCTGGTCGACTACGGCGTGGTCGGCGACCTCTTCGACGTCGTCCCGGCCCTCACCGACGAGGTCAAGACCCGCAAGGGCTGA
- a CDS encoding electron transfer flavoprotein subunit beta/FixA family protein, whose translation MSLRIVVCVKYVPDATGDRHFAEDLTVDRDDVDGLLSELDEYAVEQALQIKEAADDAEITVLTVGPEDANDALRKALSMGADKAVHVEDDDLHGTDALGTSLVLAKAIEKTGYDLVVCGMASTDGTMGVLPALLAERLNVPQVTQLSEVSVDGGKVTGRRDGDTASEQLEAALPAVVSVTDQSGEARYPSFKGIMAAKKKPVESLDLEDLEIEADEVGLEGAWTKVEDAAERPARTAGTIVKDEGEGGKQLAEFLAGQKFI comes from the coding sequence GTGAGCTTGAGGATCGTTGTCTGTGTGAAGTACGTGCCCGACGCCACCGGCGACCGGCACTTCGCCGAGGACCTGACCGTCGACCGGGACGATGTGGACGGTCTGCTCTCGGAGCTCGACGAGTACGCCGTCGAGCAGGCCCTCCAGATCAAGGAAGCGGCCGACGACGCGGAGATCACGGTCCTCACCGTCGGTCCCGAGGACGCCAACGACGCGCTGCGCAAGGCGCTGTCGATGGGCGCCGACAAGGCCGTCCACGTCGAGGACGACGACCTGCACGGCACCGACGCGCTCGGCACCTCCCTCGTGCTCGCCAAGGCCATCGAGAAGACCGGCTACGACCTCGTGGTCTGCGGTATGGCCTCCACCGACGGCACGATGGGTGTGCTGCCCGCGCTGCTCGCCGAGCGTCTGAACGTCCCTCAGGTCACCCAGCTCTCCGAGGTCTCCGTCGACGGTGGCAAGGTCACCGGCCGCCGGGACGGCGACACCGCCAGCGAGCAGCTGGAGGCCGCGCTGCCGGCCGTCGTGTCCGTCACCGACCAGTCGGGTGAGGCGCGTTACCCCTCCTTCAAGGGCATCATGGCCGCCAAGAAGAAGCCGGTGGAGTCCCTGGACCTGGAGGACCTGGAGATCGAGGCGGACGAGGTCGGCCTCGAGGGCGCCTGGACCAAGGTCGAGGACGCCGCCGAGCGTCCGGCCCGTACGGCGGGCACGATCGTCAAGGACGAGGGCGAGGGCGGCAAGCAGCTCGCCGAGTTCCTCGCGGGCCAGAAGTTCATCTGA
- a CDS encoding flavin reductase family protein — protein sequence MTALTGLGTPQTASPELLRSVFRQHAAGVAVITAPGSRPAGFTATSLTSVAADPPLLSFGVGTGSSSWPAVSAAEYIGVHILGEHQQELAATFARSGADRFGPATSWRTGPEGVPLLEGVLAWLVCKVEARVPAGDHCLVIAQPVVGDPAGPGRPLLYHQGRFNALRD from the coding sequence ATGACGGCCCTGACCGGCCTCGGCACGCCGCAGACCGCCTCTCCCGAGCTCCTGCGCTCGGTCTTCCGGCAGCACGCCGCCGGTGTCGCGGTGATCACCGCGCCCGGCTCGCGCCCCGCGGGCTTCACCGCCACCTCCCTCACCTCGGTCGCCGCCGACCCGCCGCTGCTCTCGTTCGGTGTGGGCACCGGCTCCTCCAGCTGGCCGGCCGTCTCGGCGGCCGAGTACATCGGCGTGCACATACTCGGCGAGCATCAGCAGGAGCTGGCCGCCACCTTCGCGCGCAGTGGCGCCGACCGCTTCGGCCCCGCCACCTCCTGGCGCACCGGCCCCGAGGGCGTGCCCCTTCTGGAGGGCGTCCTGGCCTGGCTGGTGTGCAAGGTCGAGGCGAGGGTGCCGGCCGGCGACCACTGCCTCGTGATCGCGCAGCCCGTCGTCGGTGACCCGGCCGGGCCCGGCCGTCCGCTCCTCTATCACCAGGGCCGTTTCAACGCGCTGCGCGACTGA
- a CDS encoding TlpA family protein disulfide reductase, protein MTGLMVCLGALAAASVSGGGHQRRNGRLTVREQDDTARLGAAEIGAALGERATLLQFSSAFCQPCRATRRTLTEVAGMVDGVAHVEIDAEDHLELVRQLQVQRTPTVLVLDADGAIVRRASGQPRKADVIAALGAAVRD, encoded by the coding sequence ATGACGGGACTCATGGTGTGCCTCGGGGCGCTCGCGGCGGCGAGTGTCTCCGGCGGGGGACATCAACGCCGCAATGGGAGGCTGACGGTGCGGGAGCAGGACGACACGGCACGGCTGGGCGCCGCCGAGATCGGGGCGGCGCTGGGGGAGCGGGCCACCCTGCTGCAGTTCTCCAGCGCCTTCTGCCAGCCCTGCCGGGCCACCCGGCGCACCCTCACCGAGGTCGCCGGCATGGTCGACGGCGTGGCCCATGTCGAGATCGACGCGGAGGACCATCTGGAGCTCGTACGGCAGCTCCAGGTCCAGCGCACCCCGACGGTGCTGGTGCTCGACGCGGACGGCGCGATCGTGCGCCGCGCCTCCGGGCAGCCACGGAAGGCGGATGTGATCGCGGCCCTCGGCGCGGCGGTCCGTGATTGA